The genomic stretch AAATATGAAATTGTTAAAAATAAGTTATTTAATAATGCATTATCTAAAAAGAAATTAGCAGAAGTGGAAAAAGTAAAAAAAGTTAAAACTAAAGGTAAAAGCAAAAGTAAAAAAATCGCTAAAAAGATAATGAGAGATATTGCAAGAAAAGAATGTAGAATTAATTTAAATGTTGATGGTGATTTTAAATATGTTGCAGGTGGGATTATAGAGCTTGATAGTTCATTTGGTAAGTTTGAGGGTATATATATAATAGAAACAGTGACGCATAACGTTGATGGTGACTATTCGTGTGATATAGAAGCAACAAAAATAAAAGAAAGGAGTAAATAAATGGAAATATTTAAAGTTGGGGAAGTAAGTGATATGGATGTAGAAAAAGGTAAAGTTAGGGTAATATTTCCACAAGAAGATGATTTGGTAAGTGATTGGATAAATATATTAGTTCCTTTTAGTGAAAGTTATCAAGATAGTTATATGTTATCTAAAGGACAGACTGTATATTGCTTATTTATTCCAGGGATGATTGAACAGGGTGTGGTTCTAGGTTCTCCTATGAGAAAAGGTCCAAGCAATGAAAATGAAATTAAAAGAACATTTTCTGATGGTGGCTTTTGGTCATATAAAGATGGAATTTTAACATTAGAACCTATTGAAAAAATAAAGATTAATGCTAAAAAAATAGAAATAAATGCAGATGTTGAAATATCTAAAAATGTTAAAATAAAATCTGATTTAACAGTTGATGGAAGTACTATAACTGGTGGAAGTATTAACCTAAATACACATACACATTCTGGAATTTATCCAGGTCCAGGTATTACAGGAGGTCCACAGTAATGATAGGAAGTTTTGGAAAATTAATATTTGAAGTGTCAGATAAAAAGGTTGTTTCTTTAAATAATCAAATTTCAAGGAGTTATAAGGCAAAAATTATCGAACATTCTCCTATTTATGGCATAGGTATGCTTAGGTTTCAGGGTAGAGAATTAATTACTGTTAGCTTTAATATTCATTTTAATAGAACACTTACCCCTAATTTAAGAGAAGAAGTATTAAAAGTTAAAGATATGTTTGAAAAAGGTGAAGTTAATAATCTAGTTTTTGGAGGTCAAGTATTTGGCGAAAATCCATTTATAATAACAGAATTAAATGAAACTAACAGCTATTATAATATTAATGCTTCAGACTTTGATGTTATAGAATTAAGTTTGTCTTTAAAAGAATATATAGAAAAACCTAAAAATCATAATGATAGAATAATTAAACAAAATGATAATAGACCAAAGTTAGCAAAATTAAATAAATCCAGTGTACAAAAAAAGCAAATAAAAATATTAAAAGGAGCTAAAAAATGATTTTTAATATATCAACAGAAGATACAAATATAAATTATAATCCTTTAAATGAAATAGATGACGTTTTAAGAAGTGTTGCTATAATTTTAAGAGTTTGTAAAGAAGAACAACCACTACAAAGAAATTTTGCTTTTGATTCTGATTTGATTGATAAAAATATAGATGTTGTAAAAAATAAACTTAGCTTACATTTACTAGAAGAATTTAAAAAATATGAGCCGAGAGCTTTTTTAAAAAGTGTTGAAATTAAATTAAAAGAAGATAACAATTTTGATATTTCTATTGGAATTGAGGTGATAATATAATGGAATATACAGATTATGAAGTAATTAATGCTAATTTTCAAGAATTAGTTAATGATATGAAAAATAAATATGAGGAATTAACTAAGAGAAAATTGACTGAAGCAAGTCCTGAAATGCTTATATTTAAAACAGTTTCTTATGTTTTGGGATTAAGAGAA from Streptobacillus ratti encodes the following:
- a CDS encoding XkdQ/YqbQ family protein encodes the protein MADKYEIVKNKLFNNALSKKKLAEVEKVKKVKTKGKSKSKKIAKKIMRDIARKECRINLNVDGDFKYVAGGIIELDSSFGKFEGIYIIETVTHNVDGDYSCDIEATKIKERSK
- a CDS encoding phage baseplate assembly protein V: MEIFKVGEVSDMDVEKGKVRVIFPQEDDLVSDWINILVPFSESYQDSYMLSKGQTVYCLFIPGMIEQGVVLGSPMRKGPSNENEIKRTFSDGGFWSYKDGILTLEPIEKIKINAKKIEINADVEISKNVKIKSDLTVDGSTITGGSINLNTHTHSGIYPGPGITGGPQ
- a CDS encoding phage tail protein is translated as MIGSFGKLIFEVSDKKVVSLNNQISRSYKAKIIEHSPIYGIGMLRFQGRELITVSFNIHFNRTLTPNLREEVLKVKDMFEKGEVNNLVFGGQVFGENPFIITELNETNSYYNINASDFDVIELSLSLKEYIEKPKNHNDRIIKQNDNRPKLAKLNKSSVQKKQIKILKGAKK